Part of the Prunus dulcis chromosome 8, ALMONDv2, whole genome shotgun sequence genome is shown below.
TAAAATAAGCTCAGGTTCAGGGCCAAGTGCATAAGCCCAAACAGCCTCCCAGTCAATAGATTTTTCAACTTTATTAGCATCTCTTCTATCAAACTGCACTTGCATTTGATGAATATTCTGTAATGCCTTATCAAGCACAGTTGAAAGGAGATGCAATGACAGGGACCGTTGTCCTGGAATCTGAAACCACCAAACAGCATATGGTAAAACAAGATAACAGAAATCAGAAGGACTCGCTACAAGATTTCGGACATGATATACCAGAGACCCATGAACATAAGATACTATCTAAACCGTTATTTCACAACTACAGAAATCAAGAATATAAACTGACCACACTCCTAGTGAGTGACACTGCTTCTTTGATTGTATAGCCAGCAGCACCAGGATCCCCCTCAGTACGCAGGAAGTCACGCTCAGAAACATTACCTGTAACATGGAAGAAATAATTAACTGAAAGCCTATTGAGGTACAtgttatctttttaaaaagtacCATCATTAATGCAGTTGCACTTCCCAGACAGCAAAATTACCGATGCTATTAATTTCattgtaaaagaaaatttaactaCAGAATTAAGTCCCAGGCTTTTAGAGAAAATAGAACAGTAAATATAGCAAAGACACAAGAGTGATATACATAATGTCTTGTGAAATAGTACGAAAAGAAAAGGTTAGcttctacccaaaaattatataaacgaGTAATATAACTTACTACTCTTAGGTATCTGGTGGGAACCATTTAAAATAACAGTCCCATCCAAGGAAAATCTTAATTCCCTAGCAGCCTCGACTCTCTCCCTCCAAGCAGTCCACAAACTTCCACTCGCTTGGCCTGAGTTCTGCTCCAACCCATTCTCTTCCGCAGTCTTTGTATGGTTTGAGGTAATTGTTGTGTTCACATGAGACATGCCACTTTGAGAGCTAGGGGAAATTTTTGGTTCATTGTTATCCGAACTGGGGCTTCTTTGCTTCCTCAATTTCTCTTCACCCCTCCTTTTGAGCACATTGAGCAGCGCAGGGTCCAGCCTTCCCATGATCTCAGCCTGTGCTTCAGCAATCTCATCCGCTGACATCCCTTGCAATCGAGCACGGTTCTCTTCATCAATCTGAGTCTCAAGCGACATGGACACTTGTTCATTTTGAACATTATCAGCAAGGGACTTTGGACTTGGGCCCGCTTGAATTTGCATGTCATTCTTACCCAATACAAATTCTTGTTCAGTCAAGTTGCCCAAAACAGATTCTTGTTCAGTCTTCAAGTTGCCCAACAGAGGCTTTGGCTGGGGATGCAATTTATTTGAGCCATTCTTTCTAGTACTAGCTTCCATTGTTTCCCTAACTGTTCTAGTCCTATTCACACCAAGCTCCTTCTCTGCCCACTTGCTAAagtccatttcttttttcttcttcctctctacTGGGTTGGCATAAGGCTTTATGGGTTCAAAGTTCATAACATCATCACCGCCATCACCATAATCCACATCCTCATTACCACCCAAATTACTATTCACCGGACTTCGATACTGTAACATCAACCAAAACCAGTCACAAATTCatgtacatttttctcaaatatTCACTAAACCGTTTGACAGTAGCGACCAAATTATCAGCTTGCTAGGGCTTACCGGGAGGGCGGAGCGGTGGCGAGCAACAGGGAAAGGAAGAACGGTGGGCCGAGGCGGTGGAGTGGGGCCCAGCATTGACTTATCGGAAATACCTTTCTCGACTATGCCGCCGATTAAACTCGAAGCATCGCCCTCGCTTAACTGAAGCGCGTCGGTCCCGACTATCACCTtcgtcttcctcttcatcTCGCCTGGACTGCTTGCTTTGCTGCTtcgcttcttctccataacTATGAGCTTCACTCTGAATGAACTTTCAGAAAGTAGGGCTTGGACATTTGGGCGGGCTCAATTTAATATATACCAGAGTCCAGAACCAGCCAACAACAAGTACCGAAAACGACGCCGCTTGGCTCATTTTAAATTAGAGTAAACGACGACGCCACGTGCCGTTTTATACCACTGTGGTCCCCACTAGTTCCTTTGGCCTTTGGCGTTTCTCATTTCTTCTGATTTTCCAATAGCTGTATCTTCAACTTTCTCGCCAATTTTCCCGTACTTTCCCGGGAAAGTGAAGTGAAATCCATGGCCGATTGGTCTCAACTCCCCAAGGAGCTCCTAGAGGAGATCGCTAAGCGCCTAGAGAGCCCCTTCTATCTGCTCCGTTTCCGATCCGTTTGCTGCTCATGGCGGTCTTCAGTCTCTTCCAGACCTCGCCGTTTACCAGGTCGGTTTCCGTTCCTCACAAACCATGGCATCTGCGACACCACCTTAGGTTTCCACCTCTCGCAGCGCACCGTATTCCTCATGGGGTTGCCTAATTTCCGCAACCAAACAAACCCAGATTGCTGGCTGGTCAAGATCGAAGAAGACGTGCCTGGGAGAATGCATTTGCTGAACCCACTCTCGCGGTTTCAGCTGAAGCCTCTGCCTGAATCTTTCCCAAAGGTATTGGATTTATCcaagttttgggtttttgagtTGGGTGGAGAATATGTTCTTCACTATGTGCATTTTAGGCCTTTTGTTAATGGTAACTCTTTTGGTGATGCTGGCAATTTGTACATGGAAAAGGtggtttttatgtttttgggtTCCGAAAGCAATGATTTTGTGTTGCTTACCATTCACGTGTCTGGGAAATTAGCTATGTTTAAGTCTGAGGATAAGAGGTGGACTATAATTCACGATATGCCTTCGCCTTATGATGATGTTATACTGTTTAAAGGACAATTTTATGCCGTTGATGGCACGGGACGTACTGTGATCGTCGGTTTGCACTCAAATCTGAATGTAGTTGCAAATCCTGTGTTTGGTGGTGATAAGAAGTTCTTGGTTGAGTCAAGTGGTGAATTGTTGGTGGTTGATATGTATTTGAGCATGGCTCCAGAAACCGATTTGGATGTTGATGATGAAATCATCCAATTGCAATTCAATGGTTGTTTGACTGAAAGAACAGTTAGGTTCAAGGTTTTTAAGTTGGATAGAGAGGGGAAGAGATTGGTCGAATTGAAAAGCTTGGGGGATAGGGTGTTGTTTTTGGGGGATGATTGCACCTTTTCTGCCTCGGCTTCAGAGTTATCTGGTTGTAAAGGgaattgtatattttttacaGATAATTTCTTCTATACAAGTGGTGAAGATGAAGGCGTGTTCAAGGGCCGTGATATAGGTGTGTTTGACTTGGATGATGGTAGTATTGCACCTTTATCTGATTATCCAGAGTATTCAAAGCTGTTTTGGCCACCCCCTGACTGGATTGCACCAACACAAGTAAGTTTAGTCTTTTTGCATTTGGAATTTTGCTTTGTGTTCTTTCTCATTCTATGTTGTGTTTGCACTGCTCAATGCTATCAGTCTTGCCAAGTTCTGATAGGTATGTTTGATAATTGTTACAAACTCATATCTGGCCCTGCCACCTTGATGCCAATTTCTGATAGGTTCTAATTTAAATCTAGTACCAATGCCACCTTGATGGTCATTTTCTGTTGCCAAGACATTCGTACTTAATTAGTGCATGGTGCTGTAGGCAGTATATTGTTCTGATAAATCCCCAATTTTCTAGATATCAGTTTTGCCTTTTTGGTTACTGACTATTTTTGTCGCAATAACttattcagattttttaaGATCTCTGGGCCTTGGCTTAAAGGCTTTGACAACATAATGTTGTACCATTGTTGGTTTAAATCCCTGATTTGAAACAATTATACTAGCAGCTGACTGATATTGAAATCTCTAAGTTTGATTGCTGGTCCTCCTGATGTTGCAGCCAAATAATTAGCAGGCTCATAGTGAATATGTTTTGATTGGATTGATTGTCGATTACAATAAGTGCTACTCTAGCTGGTATTCCTGCCATTTGAATCCAGATTTTCATCATTAGTATCCAAATCGATTTTTAATCAACATAATGAAGGAATGCAAATGCTGATTTAGTGAATGCAACAGGTGCAAAGTCAGTTTGAAGAATTGGCTTTGTGAGATGGAGATGGATTGTGGAAAATCAGTGCACAACTTTGTAATAACCCGTTAATGCATTTGAAATCCAAGACGTTTCAAGTTTAAATCTTTTATATGGTAAAGTGCAAGGTGAAAGCACAGTTCACACCCTGCGGCTTTGCCATCAACAAGTTCAGGTGACCAAGCCAGCATTTGCAACCAAATCAAGTGGATCGAAGTTGCCGTAGACATGAGTCTCTTTATGAGCCAAGGATATTTTACTACTTTCTGTAAGGACCTAAACCTGGAAGGGGAGTTGTTAAGAGGCAGCCAATTCCTTGTtaactgaaaaataaataataataaagtatGTACCATGTActttatttgcttgtaaatTACTGAATCATCAGTGCTTTTGGAAACACATCTATCttgttcttttgcttttcttaaATTACATAAGTTGCAACACTTcagcttctgttttttttcctattttttattgattacCATGGAATATTATGATAGTTTTGGTCAGTAGAAATCTGGAGATGAGAAATGGACCATATTTTCAAGACACTTATTCATATCTTGCCATGATTCTCTTTAATGCGAAGTTACTAATCAGTCCAGAACAATTGCTTGAACACTGGCTTGATGTTAATCTGGTAGCAGAGATCCAATCACAAGATGTGTCTACGGTATGGTAGCTAAATGGCAAAACGGGAATTTTAGAACCAGCATGAAATTAAATagtcttttttctcttcatctACTACCTGATCAAAACTATAGACCAACCTATTTCCATTGCTAATAAAGACTATACAATATTAGATCTTGACAGCACCAAGGATCCAAGGCTCTGTAACTTCTGTTGTTATATGGACCTACTTCAACTTAAAACTGAGCTAACATTTTTAAGTCAATCCCGCTCGGGAGCGTCCCCGGTTGTTCTTCTAGAGCTTAGGCTTCCAGCATATGACCACACCCTCTCAAAATCAGCTGCCAGTAATTTCTCTGTCTTCTCGTCTAGTGCCTCTTTTCGAATGCTGCGCTTTACGCACAGAGGTGTCCTTCCTGGACTACCAACAACTGGAGTGGAGGAACAGAAAGTCGGAGTTGCTAGTGGAGAGCCATAAGGAGTGTGTTGAATGGAGAAAGGGCTGGGCGACATCCTCTTCTGGATAGGAAGGCCACCCAAACCTCCCCTGCTGAAAATAGACATTGATTCTGCTGCAGCACATCGCTTAGTAGCATCATCAACGAAGAGGACATCATCTATCCTTGCCATGATGTTAAAGGCCAGACTCTCCATAACCCTCGAGTAGCTTTCCAGAATTGACTGCCCAACGTCCTgcaaaattaaccaaaaaaattccttCAGAATTATCTTTGGAAGATTTGTTG
Proteins encoded:
- the LOC117636631 gene encoding F-box protein SKIP23; translation: MADWSQLPKELLEEIAKRLESPFYLLRFRSVCCSWRSSVSSRPRRLPGRFPFLTNHGICDTTLGFHLSQRTVFLMGLPNFRNQTNPDCWLVKIEEDVPGRMHLLNPLSRFQLKPLPESFPKVLDLSKFWVFELGGEYVLHYVHFRPFVNGNSFGDAGNLYMEKVVFMFLGSESNDFVLLTIHVSGKLAMFKSEDKRWTIIHDMPSPYDDVILFKGQFYAVDGTGRTVIVGLHSNLNVVANPVFGGDKKFLVESSGELLVVDMYLSMAPETDLDVDDEIIQLQFNGCLTERTVRFKVFKLDREGKRLVELKSLGDRVLFLGDDCTFSASASELSGCKGNCIFFTDNFFYTSGEDEGVFKGRDIGVFDLDDGSIAPLSDYPEYSKLFWPPPDWIAPTQVQSQFEELAL